From Planococcus halocryophilus, the proteins below share one genomic window:
- the rimP gene encoding ribosome maturation factor RimP produces the protein MSKITEQIEQIAQPITSELGLELVDVEFLKEGRDWFLRVFVDNPEAPIDIEQCALVSEKLSGILDELDPIEQNYFLEVSSPGAERPLKKEKDFEKAIGKFIYIKTYEPVEDAKEFEGYLKSFDDEQVEIEIKIKTRRKIISIAKNKIAVIRLAIDFSVKPD, from the coding sequence ATGAGCAAAATCACAGAACAAATCGAGCAGATAGCACAACCAATTACGAGTGAACTAGGACTAGAACTTGTGGACGTGGAATTTTTAAAAGAAGGCCGCGATTGGTTTTTACGAGTGTTTGTAGACAATCCAGAAGCACCAATTGATATTGAACAATGTGCTTTAGTAAGTGAAAAACTAAGTGGGATTTTGGATGAATTAGATCCAATTGAACAAAACTATTTCTTGGAAGTTTCATCTCCAGGAGCAGAACGTCCGTTGAAGAAAGAAAAAGATTTTGAAAAAGCGATCGGTAAATTCATTTACATCAAGACGTATGAACCTGTTGAAGATGCAAAAGAGTTTGAAGGTTATTTGAAATCTTTCGATGATGAACAAGTAGAAATTGAAATTAAAATCAAAACACGCAGAAAAATAATCAGCATTGCAAAAAACAAAATTGCAGTTATCCGTTTGGCCATTGATTTTTCTGTAAAACCTGATTGA
- a CDS encoding PolC-type DNA polymerase III: protein MTNEQDSKMRFKLLLQHLELTDDVHMPFFEEAELTRMTVHKKERSWKFIVKLKNILPIDLYLLLKERLYSTFSPIARVQLNIETAQETAQENLVLSYWKYAVEELADMAPPLRERLLSQAPVWNGNKLLLQCSHEHEMMALKSKYSDKLAGVYRQFGFPHVAIDFQLSDENQEAAHAAFMAERLREEEEMAKKALSDMKKRETSQKENGAPSGPFQMGSAIKPDENIVDIKSIVDEERRVTIEGYVFDAEVRELRSGRSLLTVKITDYTDSILVKMFSRDKEDAELMANAKKGMWLKARGSIQTDTFVRDLVMMAQDMVEIKPELRRDTAEEKRVELHLHTPMSQMDAVSSVDSLVSQAAKWGHPAIAITDHAGVQSFPDAYAASKKHGIKAIFGLEANLVDDGVPIAYEERHALLEEETFVVFDLETTGLSAVYDTIIELAAVKIKGGQIIDKFESFANPHHELSSTTIDLTGITDDMVKNAPEVEEVIRKYHDWAGDHIMVAHNASFDMGFLYVCYKKYGIDTVHATIDTLELARMLHPELKNHRLNTLAKKFGIELTQHHRAIYDTEATSYLLTHLLKEADQKGILYHDQLNDYVGSGDAYKRSRPTHCTLLAQNDEGLKNLFKLVSASHINYFYRVPRIPRSLLQKHRKGLLVGSGCDKGEVFEAVMQKSMEEVEKTAQFYDYLEVHPKEVYSHLIEREMIRDEWNLEDIIRKLVKISRKLEIPLVATGNVHYLDETDAIFRQVLIGSQGGANPLNRTKLPKVHFRTTNEMLDAFDFLGSETAHELVVANSLKISDMIDVVKPIKDELYTPKIEGADEEVRELSYNMARQIYGLPLPEIVEARIEKELKSIIGHGFAVIYLISHKLVKKSLDDGYLVGSRGSVGSSLVATLTEITEVNPLPPHYICRKCKKSEFFDDGSVSSGFDLKDKNCPDCDIPYQKEGQDIPFETFLGFKGDKVPDIDLNFSGEYQSKAHNYTKELFGEGNVFRAGTIGTVAEKTAYGYVRGYANDRDMTIRGAEIDRLVQGCSGVKRSTGQHPGGIIVVPDYMDIYDFSPIQFPADAQDSEWKTTHFDFHSIHDNLLKLDILGHDDPTVIRMLQDLSGIDPKTIPTDDPEVMKIFAGPETLGVTKEQIGCKTGTLGIPEFGTRFVRQMLEETKPNTFSELVQISGLSHGTDVWLSNAQELIQNGTCQLSDVIGCRDDIMVYLIYQGLESSLAFKIMESVRKGKGLTPEFEEAMKKEGVPNWYIESCKKIKYMFPKAHAAAYVLMAVRIAYFKVHFPILYYAAYFTVRAEDFDVNAMSKGSQSIRSVIDDINSKGLEASTKEKNLLTVMELTLEMVERGYTFQKVDLYKSSADQFIIEGKSLIPPFNAIPGLGTNAAKSIVAAREHGEFLSKEDLQQRGRVSKTIIEYMDDHGCLEGMPDANQLSLF, encoded by the coding sequence ATGACAAACGAGCAAGACTCTAAGATGCGATTCAAATTGCTGCTTCAGCATCTCGAACTAACGGACGATGTACACATGCCCTTTTTCGAAGAGGCTGAATTGACACGGATGACCGTCCATAAAAAAGAGCGATCGTGGAAATTTATTGTGAAATTGAAGAATATCTTGCCGATTGACTTGTATTTATTATTAAAAGAACGTCTATATAGCACATTTTCTCCAATTGCTCGAGTTCAATTAAACATTGAAACGGCACAAGAAACGGCACAGGAAAACTTAGTATTATCTTATTGGAAGTACGCTGTTGAAGAATTGGCAGACATGGCACCGCCACTACGTGAGCGGTTATTGTCGCAAGCTCCAGTCTGGAACGGCAATAAATTATTATTACAATGCAGTCATGAACACGAAATGATGGCATTAAAATCAAAATACAGTGATAAATTAGCGGGAGTTTACCGTCAGTTTGGATTTCCACACGTAGCCATTGATTTCCAACTATCAGACGAAAATCAAGAAGCCGCTCATGCAGCTTTCATGGCAGAACGTTTGCGCGAAGAAGAAGAAATGGCGAAAAAAGCATTGTCGGATATGAAAAAGCGAGAAACCAGCCAGAAAGAAAATGGAGCTCCTTCAGGACCATTCCAAATGGGTTCTGCGATCAAACCGGATGAAAATATCGTTGATATTAAATCTATTGTTGATGAAGAGCGCCGAGTGACTATCGAAGGTTATGTCTTTGATGCTGAAGTTCGTGAACTACGAAGCGGACGTTCATTATTAACGGTTAAAATAACCGATTATACCGATTCGATTCTTGTGAAAATGTTCTCGCGTGATAAAGAAGATGCTGAATTAATGGCCAATGCGAAAAAAGGCATGTGGCTAAAAGCACGTGGCTCGATTCAAACGGATACTTTTGTTCGAGATTTGGTCATGATGGCGCAAGATATGGTGGAAATCAAACCAGAACTTCGACGAGATACGGCTGAAGAAAAACGTGTTGAATTGCATTTGCACACACCAATGAGTCAAATGGACGCTGTTTCGTCTGTTGATTCTTTAGTAAGTCAAGCCGCCAAATGGGGTCATCCTGCTATCGCCATTACCGATCATGCTGGTGTGCAATCATTTCCGGATGCTTACGCAGCCAGTAAAAAACATGGCATTAAAGCAATTTTTGGATTAGAAGCGAATTTAGTAGATGATGGTGTACCGATTGCGTATGAAGAGCGCCATGCACTATTAGAAGAAGAAACCTTCGTGGTGTTTGACTTAGAAACCACAGGTTTATCAGCTGTTTACGATACCATCATTGAGCTAGCTGCTGTAAAGATTAAAGGCGGTCAAATCATCGATAAGTTCGAAAGTTTTGCAAACCCGCATCATGAATTGTCATCGACGACTATTGATTTAACTGGGATTACGGATGACATGGTGAAGAATGCACCGGAAGTGGAAGAAGTTATTCGCAAATACCATGACTGGGCAGGAGACCATATTATGGTTGCTCATAACGCATCATTTGATATGGGCTTCTTGTATGTTTGCTACAAAAAATACGGCATTGATACCGTACATGCTACAATCGATACCTTAGAATTAGCGCGTATGCTTCACCCTGAATTGAAAAATCATCGTCTAAATACATTAGCTAAAAAGTTTGGTATTGAGCTAACACAGCATCACAGAGCCATCTACGATACAGAAGCTACTTCGTATTTGCTGACACATCTTTTAAAAGAAGCTGATCAAAAAGGCATTTTGTATCACGATCAATTAAATGATTATGTAGGTAGTGGCGATGCGTATAAACGATCGCGTCCGACTCACTGTACACTGCTCGCGCAAAACGACGAAGGATTGAAAAACCTTTTTAAACTGGTATCTGCTTCGCATATCAATTATTTCTACCGAGTGCCGCGTATTCCACGTTCATTATTGCAAAAGCATCGAAAAGGACTGCTAGTAGGTTCAGGGTGCGATAAAGGCGAAGTATTTGAAGCAGTTATGCAAAAATCGATGGAAGAAGTCGAAAAGACTGCTCAATTTTATGATTATTTAGAAGTTCATCCGAAAGAAGTTTATTCACATTTAATCGAACGAGAAATGATTCGAGATGAATGGAATTTAGAAGACATTATCCGCAAACTCGTAAAAATTAGTCGCAAATTAGAGATTCCGTTAGTGGCGACTGGCAATGTTCATTACCTTGATGAGACAGATGCCATTTTCCGTCAAGTATTAATTGGATCTCAAGGTGGCGCGAATCCATTGAACCGTACGAAATTGCCAAAAGTACATTTTAGAACAACAAATGAAATGCTAGACGCGTTTGATTTTCTTGGCAGTGAAACGGCACATGAACTTGTGGTAGCCAATTCTTTGAAAATTTCTGACATGATTGATGTCGTGAAACCGATCAAAGATGAACTATATACACCGAAAATTGAAGGCGCTGATGAGGAAGTCCGGGAGCTTAGCTATAATATGGCTCGACAAATTTATGGCTTACCGTTACCTGAAATTGTAGAAGCGCGGATTGAAAAAGAACTTAAATCCATTATCGGTCACGGATTTGCGGTTATTTACTTGATTTCACACAAACTTGTTAAAAAATCGTTAGATGACGGCTACTTAGTTGGTTCGCGTGGTTCGGTTGGGTCTTCTTTAGTTGCGACATTAACTGAAATCACAGAAGTAAACCCGTTGCCGCCGCATTATATTTGTAGAAAATGCAAAAAATCTGAGTTTTTTGATGATGGGTCAGTCAGTTCAGGATTTGATTTGAAAGATAAAAACTGTCCAGACTGTGATATTCCGTATCAAAAAGAAGGTCAAGATATTCCGTTTGAAACGTTTTTAGGATTTAAAGGAGATAAAGTTCCCGATATCGATTTAAACTTTAGTGGTGAGTATCAGTCCAAAGCTCACAACTATACAAAAGAGTTATTTGGTGAAGGTAATGTTTTCCGTGCCGGAACGATTGGGACAGTTGCAGAAAAGACGGCTTATGGTTATGTCCGTGGCTATGCAAACGACCGAGATATGACAATTCGTGGCGCAGAAATCGATCGACTTGTGCAAGGTTGTTCAGGCGTTAAACGGAGCACTGGTCAGCACCCAGGGGGAATTATTGTTGTTCCAGATTATATGGACATTTATGATTTCTCGCCGATTCAATTCCCTGCAGATGCACAGGATTCCGAATGGAAGACGACTCATTTTGACTTCCATTCGATTCACGATAATTTATTAAAACTGGATATTCTCGGACATGATGATCCGACAGTAATTCGTATGCTGCAAGATTTATCTGGAATAGACCCGAAAACCATCCCTACCGACGATCCGGAAGTCATGAAGATTTTCGCCGGACCGGAAACGCTTGGCGTAACGAAAGAACAAATTGGCTGCAAGACCGGTACACTAGGTATTCCTGAGTTTGGTACGCGTTTTGTCCGTCAAATGCTTGAAGAAACAAAGCCGAATACGTTTTCGGAGCTGGTTCAGATTTCGGGACTGTCTCACGGGACGGATGTTTGGTTAAGTAACGCGCAGGAATTGATTCAAAATGGTACTTGTCAGCTGTCAGATGTAATTGGTTGTCGAGATGACATTATGGTTTACTTGATTTATCAAGGATTAGAGTCTTCACTAGCATTTAAAATTATGGAATCCGTTCGAAAAGGGAAAGGCTTAACACCTGAATTTGAAGAAGCGATGAAAAAAGAAGGTGTACCAAACTGGTATATCGAATCTTGTAAAAAGATTAAGTACATGTTCCCGAAAGCCCATGCGGCTGCCTATGTATTAATGGCTGTTCGTATTGCTTATTTCAAAGTTCATTTCCCGATTCTTTATTACGCAGCATACTTTACCGTTCGGGCTGAAGATTTTGATGTCAATGCAATGTCCAAAGGGTCGCAATCGATTCGTTCAGTAATTGACGACATCAATTCCAAAGGTCTAGAAGCTTCAACCAAAGAGAAAAACTTATTAACGGTTATGGAACTAACGCTTGAAATGGTAGAGCGGGGCTATACTTTCCAGAAAGTAGATTTATATAAATCTTCTGCTGATCAATTTATTATTGAAGGAAAGAGTTTGATTCCGCCGTTTAATGCTATCCCAGGATTAGGAACTAATGCAGCGAAATCAATCGTAGCTGCACGGGAGCATGGAGAATTTTTATCGAAAGAAGATCTGCAACAACGTGGTCGTGTTTCAAAAACAATCATCGAATACATGGATGATCACGGGTGCTTAGAAGGTATGCCAGATGCGAATCAGCTGTCACTGTTCTAG
- the rbfA gene encoding 30S ribosome-binding factor RbfA gives MTMRANRVAEQMKKELSDIISRKLKDPRIGFVTVTDVEVTGDLQQATVYISVLGEDHAKEQTLLGLTKSKGFIRSEIGQRIRLRKTPELSFEIDSSVAYGNRIDTLLRDIQEPKED, from the coding sequence ATGACAATGCGCGCGAATCGTGTAGCTGAGCAGATGAAAAAAGAGCTTAGTGATATCATCAGTCGAAAACTGAAAGATCCACGTATCGGATTTGTCACTGTAACAGATGTTGAAGTTACAGGAGATCTCCAGCAGGCAACTGTATATATCAGCGTATTAGGCGAAGATCATGCAAAAGAACAGACATTGCTTGGGTTAACGAAGTCAAAAGGATTTATCCGTTCTGAAATTGGACAACGAATCCGTCTCCGTAAAACTCCTGAACTGTCTTTTGAAATCGACTCATCGGTTGCATATGGCAATCGGATTGATACATTATTGCGTGATATTCAAGAACCAAAAGAAGATTAA
- a CDS encoding YlxQ family RNA-binding protein produces the protein MTKEKVLQLLGLATRARMTISGEEMSVSEVRKGKAKLVILSEDASDNTSKKLHDKCKSNGVEIRVFGSRYELGHAIGKEERVVIAITDSGFAKKLISLIEEINRGRADDQNSST, from the coding sequence ATGACCAAAGAAAAAGTCCTTCAATTACTGGGATTAGCTACACGTGCAAGAATGACCATTTCTGGTGAAGAAATGTCCGTGAGCGAAGTTCGAAAAGGTAAAGCAAAATTAGTGATTCTTTCTGAAGATGCTTCAGACAATACAAGTAAGAAATTGCATGATAAATGCAAATCGAACGGTGTAGAAATCCGTGTTTTTGGATCCCGTTACGAGTTGGGACATGCGATAGGTAAGGAAGAGCGAGTAGTGATTGCAATCACAGATTCAGGATTTGCAAAAAAACTAATCAGCTTGATTGAAGAAATTAATCGGGGGCGAGCAGATGACCAAAATTCGAGTACATGA
- a CDS encoding DUF503 domain-containing protein, with protein MILYMECEFFIPTAHSLKDKRAVVKSMLTRSRQKFNVSAAEIDHQNVWQRTRLAFVLVSSSKEVADKEMAQVLYYLESNPAWECLEIEKEYL; from the coding sequence ATGATCCTTTACATGGAATGCGAATTTTTCATTCCAACGGCACATTCGTTAAAAGATAAGCGGGCAGTTGTTAAAAGCATGCTGACCCGTAGTAGACAAAAATTCAATGTTTCTGCTGCAGAGATTGATCACCAAAATGTATGGCAGCGAACCCGTCTCGCTTTTGTTCTTGTCTCTTCATCGAAAGAAGTGGCAGATAAGGAAATGGCACAGGTTCTCTACTATTTGGAAAGCAATCCTGCGTGGGAATGCTTAGAGATTGAAAAAGAATATTTGTAA
- the rnpM gene encoding RNase P modulator RnpM yields MALQKKIPLRKCVATGEMHPKKEMTRVVRSKEGEVSVDLTGKKSGRGAYLSKSEDAIATARKKKVLDKQLEVKVPDEIYDELIRVVLREQLK; encoded by the coding sequence TTGGCTCTACAAAAGAAAATTCCATTACGGAAGTGTGTAGCTACAGGCGAGATGCATCCTAAAAAAGAAATGACCCGCGTTGTCCGTTCAAAAGAAGGCGAAGTATCCGTCGATTTGACAGGCAAAAAGTCAGGACGCGGCGCATATCTTTCGAAATCGGAAGATGCCATCGCGACTGCGCGCAAAAAGAAAGTGCTGGACAAGCAATTAGAAGTTAAGGTTCCAGACGAAATTTATGATGAGTTAATTCGCGTCGTTCTTAGAGAGCAGTTGAAATAA
- the infB gene encoding translation initiation factor IF-2 has product MTKIRVHEYAKKVDKPSKEIINELSKLNVKVQNHMATLEDSDVTKLDGIYKNAGAGQRPTAQSRPASQSRPAQGQRPSGQGSQSRPAQGQRPSGQGSQSRPSQGQRPSGQGSQSRPAAAPSQGQSRSQGNGQRPTTPAKSGSNFTPKAAKPSAGPGQRSSGRPGGGNRNGFQNRKGKGKQQQPVNPLPPMPKKEKELPAKITFSESLTVAELAKKLGREPSEIIKKLFMLGAMATINQELDKDTIELICAEYEVEVEEEILVDKTDLEVYFEPEDESLNEERPPVVTIMGHVDHGKTTLLDSIRHTKVTAGEAGGITQHIGAYQVVDNGKKITFLDTPGHAAFTTMRARGAKVTDLAIIVVAADDGVMPQTVEAINHAKAAEVPIIIAVNKMDKPSANPDRVMQELTEHGLVAEAWGGDTIFVPISALSGDGIDSLLEMVLLVSEVGELKANPARRAIGTVIEAELDKGRGSVATLLVQDGTLKIGDPIVVGNTFGRVRAMVSDTGRRAKEAGPSTPVEITGLNDVPQAGDRFVVFEDEKTARQVGETRATSALQVQRSEKTRVTLDNLFDQLKQGEMKELNLIVKADVQGAVEAMAASLLKLDVEGVNVKIIHTGAGAITESDISLAAASNAIVIGFNVRPDANAKRAAEAEGVDIRLHRIIYKVIEEIEFAMKGLLDPEFEEKIIGQVEIRSTFKVSKVGTIAGSYVTEGKITRDSGVRVIRDGIVVFEGEIDTLKRFKDDAKEVAKGYECGITIKNFNDVKELDIIEAYVMEEIKRK; this is encoded by the coding sequence ATGACCAAAATTCGAGTACATGAATACGCGAAAAAAGTAGATAAGCCAAGTAAAGAAATCATCAATGAATTGTCAAAACTAAATGTCAAAGTTCAAAACCATATGGCAACATTAGAAGATTCAGATGTAACAAAATTAGACGGCATTTATAAAAATGCTGGAGCTGGGCAACGTCCAACAGCACAATCACGTCCAGCAAGCCAGTCACGTCCAGCGCAAGGCCAACGTCCATCAGGACAAGGAAGCCAGTCACGACCAGCGCAAGGCCAACGTCCATCAGGACAAGGAAGCCAGTCACGACCGTCACAAGGCCAACGCCCATCAGGACAAGGAAGCCAGTCGCGTCCAGCAGCAGCTCCAAGTCAAGGACAATCCCGTTCACAAGGGAATGGTCAACGTCCAACGACACCAGCAAAATCTGGTTCGAACTTTACACCAAAAGCAGCGAAGCCATCAGCGGGACCGGGTCAGCGTTCTTCAGGACGTCCAGGCGGCGGAAACCGTAACGGATTCCAAAACCGCAAAGGGAAAGGCAAACAGCAACAACCAGTAAATCCATTGCCGCCTATGCCTAAAAAAGAAAAGGAACTGCCGGCTAAAATCACGTTTAGTGAGTCATTAACGGTAGCTGAACTTGCAAAAAAATTAGGACGCGAGCCGTCTGAAATTATCAAAAAATTATTCATGCTTGGTGCAATGGCTACCATTAACCAAGAATTAGATAAAGATACAATTGAATTGATTTGTGCTGAATATGAGGTTGAAGTGGAAGAAGAGATCTTAGTTGATAAAACAGATCTTGAAGTTTACTTTGAGCCAGAAGATGAAAGCCTAAACGAAGAGCGTCCGCCAGTTGTTACGATCATGGGTCACGTTGACCACGGTAAAACAACTTTGCTAGATTCTATTCGTCACACAAAAGTTACTGCTGGCGAAGCAGGCGGAATCACACAACATATTGGTGCTTACCAAGTTGTCGATAACGGCAAAAAAATCACGTTCCTAGATACTCCTGGTCACGCAGCGTTTACAACAATGCGCGCACGAGGAGCTAAAGTAACAGATCTTGCGATTATCGTTGTAGCAGCTGATGACGGCGTTATGCCACAAACAGTTGAAGCAATTAACCATGCAAAAGCAGCAGAAGTTCCAATCATTATTGCAGTTAACAAAATGGATAAGCCAAGTGCAAATCCGGATCGTGTTATGCAAGAATTGACTGAACATGGACTTGTTGCAGAAGCATGGGGCGGCGACACAATTTTCGTTCCGATTTCTGCTTTGTCTGGAGACGGTATCGATTCACTACTTGAAATGGTTCTTCTCGTGTCAGAAGTTGGCGAACTAAAAGCGAACCCTGCACGTCGTGCGATTGGTACAGTAATTGAAGCAGAGCTGGATAAAGGCCGCGGTTCAGTAGCTACGCTTCTAGTACAAGATGGAACATTAAAAATTGGAGATCCGATTGTTGTCGGAAATACATTTGGTCGTGTTCGTGCGATGGTATCTGATACAGGTCGCCGTGCTAAAGAAGCAGGCCCTTCTACACCAGTTGAAATTACGGGATTGAACGATGTACCTCAAGCTGGAGACCGTTTTGTTGTCTTTGAAGATGAGAAAACAGCTCGCCAAGTTGGAGAAACACGTGCAACTTCAGCACTTCAAGTTCAACGTTCTGAGAAAACACGTGTGACACTTGATAACTTGTTTGATCAATTAAAACAAGGCGAAATGAAAGAACTTAACTTAATCGTCAAAGCTGACGTTCAAGGGGCAGTTGAAGCAATGGCTGCATCTCTTCTGAAACTTGATGTTGAAGGCGTTAATGTGAAAATCATTCATACAGGCGCTGGTGCGATTACAGAATCTGATATTTCATTGGCAGCTGCGTCAAATGCCATTGTTATCGGCTTTAACGTTCGTCCTGATGCAAACGCTAAACGCGCTGCTGAAGCTGAAGGTGTAGATATTCGCTTACACCGTATCATTTATAAAGTTATCGAAGAAATTGAATTTGCCATGAAAGGATTGCTTGATCCTGAATTTGAAGAAAAAATTATTGGACAAGTAGAAATCCGTAGCACGTTTAAAGTTTCTAAAGTTGGAACAATTGCCGGAAGTTATGTAACAGAAGGTAAAATCACTCGCGATAGTGGAGTCCGTGTTATTCGTGATGGTATCGTCGTATTTGAAGGCGAAATCGACACGTTGAAACGTTTTAAAGACGATGCTAAAGAAGTAGCAAAAGGATACGAATGTGGGATTACGATTAAAAACTTCAATGATGTCAAGGAATTGGACATTATCGAAGCTTACGTTATGGAAGAAATCAAACGTAAATGA
- the nusA gene encoding transcription termination factor NusA, which translates to MSSELLDAFEVLEKQKGISREVLIEAIEAALVTAYKRNFNQAQNVRVDLNLNTGTMLVYSRKDVVEEVEDERLHISLEDAKVINPAYELGDVVEEEVTPRNFGRIAAQTAKQVVTQRVREAERGLIFEEFVDRADDIVNGIVERMDARNLYVGLGKVEAVLPQTEQMPNEHYKPHDRIKVYITKVERTTRGPQVFVSRTHPGLLRRLFENEVPEIYDGIVEIKSIAREAGDRSKISVFAHRDDIDPVGSCVGSKGGRVQTIVNELSGEKIDIVEWSEEPVVFVANALSPSKVLDVQVNEEAKSTTVVVPDYQLSLAIGKRGQNARLAAKLTGWKIDIKSETDARELGIYPNENSSIELVESGEELDDFDFYEDKE; encoded by the coding sequence ATGAGCAGTGAGTTATTGGATGCTTTTGAAGTATTGGAAAAACAAAAAGGAATTTCGCGTGAAGTTTTAATTGAAGCGATTGAAGCAGCTTTAGTAACAGCATACAAACGAAATTTTAACCAAGCACAAAATGTTCGTGTGGATTTAAATTTAAACACGGGAACGATGCTAGTGTATTCTCGTAAAGATGTTGTAGAGGAAGTTGAAGATGAGCGTCTTCACATTTCGTTGGAAGATGCAAAAGTCATCAACCCTGCATATGAACTTGGAGATGTAGTAGAGGAAGAAGTAACACCTCGTAACTTCGGTCGTATTGCGGCTCAAACAGCAAAACAAGTTGTGACTCAGCGCGTACGTGAAGCTGAACGTGGCTTGATCTTTGAAGAGTTTGTTGATCGCGCAGATGATATCGTTAATGGTATTGTCGAACGCATGGACGCTCGCAATTTATACGTTGGACTTGGCAAAGTTGAGGCTGTGCTTCCTCAGACAGAACAAATGCCAAATGAACATTACAAACCACATGATCGCATTAAAGTCTACATCACTAAAGTAGAACGCACGACACGCGGACCACAAGTGTTTGTTTCACGCACACATCCAGGACTACTGCGCCGTTTATTCGAAAACGAAGTGCCTGAAATTTATGATGGCATTGTTGAGATCAAGTCAATCGCACGTGAAGCAGGAGACCGCTCAAAAATCTCGGTTTTTGCTCATCGCGATGATATCGATCCAGTAGGTTCATGTGTTGGATCTAAAGGTGGCCGTGTTCAAACAATCGTTAACGAGTTAAGCGGAGAAAAAATTGATATCGTAGAATGGTCAGAAGAACCAGTTGTATTTGTAGCTAATGCACTTAGCCCATCTAAAGTATTAGATGTACAAGTAAACGAAGAAGCAAAATCGACAACTGTTGTTGTGCCTGATTATCAACTATCTCTTGCTATCGGTAAACGTGGACAAAATGCTCGTTTAGCAGCAAAATTAACAGGCTGGAAAATCGACATTAAGAGTGAAACAGATGCACGTGAACTTGGGATTTATCCAAACGAGAATTCTAGCATCGAATTAGTAGAATCTGGTGAAGAACTGGATGACTTTGATTTTTACGAAGATAAAGAATAA